One Micromonospora sp. WMMD812 genomic window carries:
- a CDS encoding helix-turn-helix domain-containing protein translates to MELDEPELREVPVTAVLGALADDVRLQIVRALAEGGEQACGTFEFGVSKATRSHHLKVLRAAGLTRTRVAGTSRLVRLRREELDRLYPGLLDAVLSRDTTPAKRA, encoded by the coding sequence ATGGAGCTGGATGAACCCGAGCTGCGCGAGGTGCCGGTCACGGCCGTGCTGGGCGCTCTGGCCGACGACGTGCGGCTGCAGATCGTCCGGGCGCTCGCCGAGGGCGGCGAGCAGGCCTGCGGCACCTTCGAGTTCGGCGTCTCCAAGGCGACCCGCAGCCACCACCTCAAGGTGCTGCGGGCGGCCGGCCTGACCCGCACCCGCGTCGCCGGCACCAGCCGCCTGGTACGGCTGCGCCGCGAGGAGCTGGACCGGCTCTACCCCGGGCTGCTCGACGCGGTCCTGAGCCGGGACACCACCCCGGCCAAACGCGCCTGA
- a CDS encoding ISL3 family transposase, translated as MRSARVWAGLLGVEQAVVEGVEFDPDESVVVARVRVRKGASRRCPYCRRRCARYDAGVRRRWRALDLGTVRAVIEADAPRVSCRVHGVVVAAVPWARHGAGHTRAFDATVAWLAVHTAKSAVSQLMRVGWRTVGSIVARVWADTGGLEDRYDGLRRIGIDEVSYKKGHRYLTVVVDHDSGRLVWAAPGRSATTLQAFFDLLGPERAAKITHVSADGADWITTVVRRRCPNAVRCADPFHVVAWATDAVDRVRRQAWNEATGRGAGRRGVATGEARELKNTRWALWKNPDNLTDAQQAKLAWIAKTHPRLHRAWALKEGLRLVFTLARTSPTTAVEALDRWIGWARRSRIDVFVDLQRRVTRHRDQIIAAIEHGLSNGRIESVNTKIRLITRMAFGFHSAEALIALAMLSLGGHRPELPRP; from the coding sequence GTGCGTTCTGCCAGGGTATGGGCTGGGCTGCTCGGGGTCGAGCAGGCGGTGGTGGAGGGTGTGGAGTTCGATCCGGACGAGTCGGTGGTGGTGGCTCGGGTGCGGGTGCGTAAGGGCGCGTCGCGGCGGTGTCCGTATTGCCGGCGGCGGTGTGCCCGTTATGACGCTGGGGTGCGTCGTCGGTGGCGGGCGTTGGATCTCGGGACGGTGCGGGCGGTGATCGAGGCGGACGCGCCTCGGGTGTCCTGTCGGGTGCATGGGGTGGTCGTGGCGGCGGTGCCGTGGGCGCGTCACGGGGCGGGGCACACACGGGCGTTCGACGCGACGGTGGCGTGGTTGGCGGTGCACACGGCGAAGTCGGCGGTGTCGCAGCTGATGCGGGTCGGTTGGCGCACGGTGGGGTCGATCGTGGCCCGGGTATGGGCCGATACCGGTGGCCTTGAGGACCGGTATGACGGGTTGCGTCGTATCGGGATCGACGAGGTCAGCTACAAGAAGGGGCACCGGTATCTGACCGTGGTCGTGGACCATGACAGCGGCCGGTTGGTGTGGGCGGCGCCGGGTAGAAGCGCCACCACGTTACAGGCGTTCTTCGACCTGCTCGGTCCCGAGCGGGCCGCGAAGATCACGCACGTGTCGGCCGACGGCGCGGACTGGATCACGACGGTCGTGCGGCGCAGGTGCCCGAACGCGGTCCGCTGCGCCGACCCGTTCCACGTGGTGGCCTGGGCCACCGACGCCGTTGACCGGGTTCGCCGTCAGGCATGGAACGAGGCCACCGGGCGAGGAGCCGGCCGCCGCGGTGTCGCCACCGGCGAGGCCCGAGAGCTGAAGAACACCCGCTGGGCGTTGTGGAAGAACCCCGACAACCTCACCGACGCCCAGCAGGCCAAACTCGCCTGGATCGCCAAGACCCATCCCCGCCTGCACCGGGCCTGGGCGTTGAAAGAGGGCCTACGGCTGGTGTTCACCCTGGCCAGGACCAGCCCGACCACGGCGGTCGAAGCCCTCGACCGGTGGATCGGATGGGCCCGACGCAGCCGCATCGACGTCTTCGTCGACCTGCAACGACGCGTCACGCGACACCGCGACCAGATCATCGCCGCCATCGAACACGGCCTGTCCAACGGCCGGATCGAGTCGGTCAACACCAAGATCCGCCTGATCACCCGGATGGCCTTCGGCTTCCACTCAGCCGAAGCCCTCATCGCCCTGGCCATGCTCAGCCTCGGCGGCCACCGACCCGAACTACCCCGACCATGA
- the thrC gene encoding threonine synthase: MTSTVAPSGIDTTASPARALVCRACQARYPLAAQHACYECFGPLEVDYDAAALATVTREQIEAGPRNIWRYAALLPAGQDPAVRVTLNPGLTPLVAAPHLAAELGITAPLWVKDDSANPTHSFKDRVVSVALTAARALGFTRFACASTGNLANSVAAHAARAGVPSVVFIPSDLEQGKVVTTAVYGGDLVAIDGSYDDVNRLCGELVETDEFEDTAFVNVNVRPYYAEGSKTLGYEVAEQLGWRIPAQVVIPMASGELLTKIDKAFSELVEIGLVEAPAGGWKVFGAQSAGCNPIATALHSGTDTIIPVKPTGIAKSLNIGDPAAGLYALEAVRRTGGWMEYVDDEEIRAGIRLLARTTGVFAETAGGVTVAVLRKLVESGRLDPTAETVVFNTGEGLKTIDAVAGQVGPTHHIRPSLRAARDAGLLG, encoded by the coding sequence ATGACGTCGACCGTCGCCCCGTCCGGCATCGACACCACCGCCAGCCCCGCCCGCGCCCTGGTCTGCCGCGCCTGTCAGGCCCGCTACCCGCTCGCCGCGCAGCACGCCTGTTACGAGTGCTTCGGCCCGCTGGAGGTCGACTACGACGCCGCCGCGCTGGCCACCGTCACCCGCGAGCAGATCGAGGCCGGCCCGCGGAACATCTGGCGGTACGCCGCACTGCTCCCCGCCGGCCAGGACCCGGCCGTCCGGGTCACCCTGAACCCGGGTCTCACCCCGCTGGTCGCCGCCCCGCACCTCGCCGCCGAGTTGGGCATCACCGCTCCGCTCTGGGTCAAGGACGACAGCGCGAACCCGACCCACTCGTTCAAGGACCGGGTCGTCTCGGTGGCGCTGACCGCCGCCCGGGCGCTCGGCTTCACCCGGTTCGCCTGCGCCTCCACCGGCAACCTGGCCAACTCGGTGGCCGCCCACGCGGCCCGGGCCGGGGTGCCGTCGGTGGTCTTCATCCCCTCCGACCTGGAGCAGGGCAAGGTCGTGACGACTGCGGTCTACGGCGGCGACCTGGTCGCCATCGACGGCTCGTACGACGACGTGAACCGCCTCTGCGGCGAGCTGGTCGAGACCGACGAGTTCGAGGACACCGCGTTCGTCAACGTGAACGTGCGCCCCTACTACGCGGAGGGCTCCAAGACGCTCGGGTACGAGGTGGCCGAGCAACTCGGCTGGCGAATCCCGGCCCAGGTGGTGATCCCGATGGCGTCCGGCGAGCTGCTCACCAAGATCGACAAGGCGTTCTCCGAGCTGGTCGAGATCGGTCTGGTCGAGGCGCCGGCCGGCGGCTGGAAGGTCTTCGGCGCCCAGTCGGCCGGCTGCAATCCGATCGCCACCGCGCTGCACTCCGGCACCGACACCATCATCCCGGTCAAGCCGACCGGCATCGCCAAGTCGCTGAACATCGGCGACCCGGCGGCCGGCCTCTACGCCCTGGAAGCGGTACGTCGTACCGGGGGCTGGATGGAGTACGTCGACGACGAGGAGATCCGCGCCGGCATCCGCCTGCTGGCCCGGACCACCGGCGTCTTCGCCGAGACGGCCGGCGGGGTCACCGTGGCGGTGCTGCGCAAGCTGGTCGAGTCGGGCCGGCTCGACCCGACCGCGGAGACCGTCGTCTTCAACACCGGCGAGGGTCTGAAGACCATCGACGCGGTCGCTGGCCAGGTCGGCCCCACGCACCACATCCGCCCGTCCCTGCGGGCGGCCCGGGACGCCGGCCTGCTCGGCTGA
- the paaN gene encoding phenylacetic acid degradation protein PaaN, with amino-acid sequence MTETPHPLYDRHADTLTRALTAITERGYWSAYPESPSPRVYGETAAADGKAAFEAYLNADFPLDQPGDGSTVATEVSPFGVELNARYPHATADQLVPAATAALPAWRDAGPQARVGVCLEILDRLHKNVFELANAVQFTSGQAFVMAFQAGGAHALDRALEALAYAYAEMTRHPGTAGWEKAAGKGDPLRMTKTFHVVPRGVALVIGCNTFPTWNSYPGLFASLVTGNPVIVKPHPRAVLPLAVTVRYAREVLAEAGFDPNLVQLAAEAPGEKLASTLALHPAVRIVDFTGSTEYGDWLEANARQAAVYTEKAGLNTVVVDSTDDFAGLCRNLGFTLTLYSGQMCTTSQNILIPRDGIETDQGHKSFDEVAGGIAAAVGKLTADPARGVELTGAIVNDGILERLDEVTKVGEPVLESRTVEHPAFADAVVRTPTIVKLAAEDTATYGREWFGPISFAIATDSTAHSLEIMRKTVGEKGALTAGVYSTDEAVLDAAEDVAIEVGVHLSCNLTGGVFVNQSAAFSDFHGSGANAAANAALTDGAYVANRFRIVQSRRHA; translated from the coding sequence ATGACGGAGACCCCGCACCCCCTGTACGACCGGCACGCCGACACCCTCACCCGTGCGCTGACCGCCATCACGGAGCGCGGGTACTGGTCCGCCTACCCCGAATCGCCCAGCCCCCGGGTGTACGGCGAGACGGCCGCCGCGGACGGGAAGGCCGCCTTCGAGGCCTACCTGAACGCCGACTTCCCCCTCGACCAGCCCGGTGACGGCAGCACGGTCGCCACCGAGGTCAGCCCGTTCGGCGTCGAGCTGAACGCCCGCTACCCGCACGCGACCGCCGACCAGCTGGTCCCCGCCGCGACCGCCGCGCTGCCCGCCTGGCGCGACGCCGGCCCGCAGGCCCGGGTGGGGGTCTGCCTGGAGATCCTCGATCGGCTGCACAAGAACGTCTTCGAGCTGGCCAACGCGGTGCAGTTCACCAGCGGCCAGGCGTTCGTGATGGCGTTCCAGGCCGGCGGCGCGCACGCGCTGGACCGGGCACTGGAGGCGCTCGCCTACGCGTACGCCGAGATGACCCGGCACCCGGGCACGGCCGGCTGGGAGAAGGCGGCCGGCAAGGGCGACCCGCTGCGCATGACCAAGACGTTCCACGTGGTGCCCCGCGGGGTGGCGCTGGTGATCGGCTGCAACACGTTCCCGACGTGGAACTCTTACCCCGGGCTGTTCGCCTCGCTGGTGACCGGCAACCCGGTGATCGTCAAGCCGCACCCGCGCGCGGTGCTGCCGCTCGCCGTCACCGTGCGCTACGCCCGGGAGGTGCTGGCGGAGGCCGGCTTCGACCCGAACCTGGTGCAGCTCGCGGCCGAGGCGCCCGGTGAGAAGCTCGCCTCGACGCTGGCCCTGCACCCGGCCGTGAGGATCGTCGACTTCACCGGCTCCACCGAGTACGGCGACTGGCTGGAGGCGAACGCCCGGCAGGCCGCCGTCTACACCGAGAAGGCCGGCCTGAACACGGTGGTGGTCGACTCCACCGACGACTTCGCCGGCCTGTGCCGCAACCTCGGCTTCACGCTGACCCTCTACAGCGGCCAGATGTGCACCACCTCGCAGAACATCCTGATCCCCCGGGACGGCATCGAGACCGATCAGGGGCACAAGAGCTTCGACGAGGTGGCCGGCGGGATCGCCGCGGCGGTCGGCAAGCTCACCGCCGACCCGGCCCGGGGCGTCGAGCTGACCGGGGCCATTGTCAACGACGGGATCCTGGAGCGGCTCGACGAGGTCACCAAGGTCGGCGAGCCGGTGCTGGAGTCGCGTACGGTCGAGCACCCCGCCTTCGCCGACGCGGTGGTGCGGACGCCGACCATCGTGAAGCTCGCCGCCGAGGACACCGCGACCTACGGCCGGGAGTGGTTCGGGCCGATCTCCTTCGCCATCGCGACCGACTCCACCGCGCACAGCCTGGAGATCATGCGGAAGACGGTGGGCGAGAAGGGCGCGCTCACCGCGGGTGTCTACTCCACCGACGAGGCCGTGCTGGACGCGGCCGAGGACGTGGCGATCGAGGTCGGGGTGCACCTGTCGTGCAACCTGACCGGCGGGGTCTTCGTGAACCAGTCGGCCGCCTTCTCCGACTTCCACGGCAGCGGCGCCAACGCGGCCGCCAACGCCGCGCTCACCGACGGCGCCTACGTGGCGAACCGGTTCCGGATCGTGCAGTCGCGCCGGCACGCCTGA
- a CDS encoding alkaline phosphatase D family protein: MDRRRFLAGVAGVAGVAALAQLPADRAAAAPRPAGGDYPFTLGVASGDPTATGAVLWTRLAPKPFEPGGGMPSRRVGVRWEIARDERFRRVVRSGTAWALPELSHAVHVDVEGLESDREWFYRFRYRDDVSMVGRTRTAPRETATVAGLAFAFASCQRWDEGYFPSYAHLAREDLDLVLHLGDYVYEYGIPADGGYRRTPVPEQLRPAPRSLDQWRMRYALVKSDPQLQAAHLAFPWMVTWDDHEVQNDYANTQSQYEGDITALRVAAYQAWYEHQPVRVARPGAGGLRIYRRLRWGRLAQLDLVDGRQYRSVPPSGWGEAPAGPEQNDPSVTMLGAAQERWLYDGFARTSSRWNILGSNVMMGRLDHDGDAGDMLWHDAWDGFPAARRRLTDAWVRHGVPNPVVVTGDWHSTFVNDIHRDFDTPGSPVVATEFVGTSISSNGDGEVYGPYYGPMIKYNPHIRFFDGDRRGYVKCRVTPREMCAELRMVDTVGRRDAAESTLAAFAVENGRPGAHRI; encoded by the coding sequence GTGGATCGTCGTCGATTCCTGGCCGGTGTGGCCGGGGTCGCGGGCGTCGCCGCGCTCGCCCAACTGCCGGCCGACCGGGCCGCCGCCGCGCCGCGACCCGCCGGCGGGGACTATCCGTTCACCCTGGGGGTCGCCAGCGGTGACCCGACCGCGACCGGGGCCGTGCTCTGGACGCGGCTCGCGCCGAAGCCGTTCGAGCCCGGTGGCGGCATGCCGTCGCGCCGGGTGGGCGTGCGGTGGGAGATCGCCCGCGACGAGCGTTTCCGGCGGGTGGTCCGCTCCGGTACCGCGTGGGCGCTGCCCGAGCTGTCGCACGCCGTGCACGTGGACGTCGAGGGGCTGGAGTCGGACCGGGAGTGGTTCTACCGGTTCCGGTACCGCGACGACGTCTCCATGGTCGGTCGCACCCGCACCGCCCCCCGGGAGACGGCGACGGTCGCCGGACTGGCCTTCGCGTTCGCGTCCTGCCAGCGGTGGGACGAGGGCTACTTCCCGTCGTACGCGCACCTGGCCCGCGAGGACCTCGACCTGGTCCTGCACCTCGGGGACTACGTCTACGAGTACGGCATCCCGGCCGACGGCGGCTACCGGCGTACCCCGGTGCCCGAGCAGCTCCGGCCAGCTCCGCGTTCCCTGGACCAGTGGCGGATGCGCTACGCGCTGGTCAAGTCCGACCCGCAGCTGCAGGCGGCCCACCTCGCGTTCCCGTGGATGGTGACCTGGGACGACCACGAGGTGCAGAACGACTACGCGAACACGCAGTCGCAGTACGAGGGCGACATCACCGCGCTGCGGGTGGCGGCCTACCAGGCCTGGTACGAGCACCAGCCGGTCCGCGTCGCCCGGCCCGGTGCCGGCGGCCTGCGGATCTACCGGCGGCTGCGGTGGGGCCGGCTCGCGCAGCTCGACCTGGTCGACGGCCGGCAGTACCGGTCGGTGCCGCCGAGCGGCTGGGGCGAGGCGCCGGCCGGGCCGGAGCAGAACGATCCGTCGGTGACGATGCTCGGCGCCGCGCAGGAACGGTGGCTCTACGACGGCTTCGCCCGTACGTCCTCCCGCTGGAACATCCTGGGCAGCAACGTGATGATGGGCCGCCTCGACCATGACGGGGACGCCGGCGACATGCTGTGGCACGACGCGTGGGACGGCTTCCCGGCCGCCCGCCGACGCCTGACCGACGCCTGGGTCCGGCACGGTGTCCCGAACCCGGTGGTGGTGACGGGTGACTGGCACTCGACGTTCGTCAACGACATCCACCGCGACTTCGACACCCCCGGCTCGCCGGTGGTCGCCACGGAGTTCGTCGGCACCTCGATCTCCAGCAACGGCGACGGCGAGGTGTACGGCCCGTACTACGGCCCGATGATCAAGTACAACCCACACATCAGATTCTTCGACGGTGACCGGCGCGGCTACGTGAAGTGCCGGGTGACCCCGCGCGAGATGTGTGCCGAGCTGCGGATGGTGGACACCGTCGGCCGCCGGGACGCCGCCGAGTCGACGCTCGCCGCGTTCGCGGTGGAGAACGGACGGCCCGGCGCCCACCGGATCTGA
- a CDS encoding GNAT family N-acetyltransferase, with product MTSTPGGVAAGRTAEIRRVRPTDAARMRALRLEMLADAPLAFLETIADAAARPHAEYAARIAHTSDGADTAQFIADPGGRLVGHAGGTVTPSEPGLTVIYAVYVTPAWRGGGLLAELVDAVAAWSRACGRPELMMEVVVGNDRAYRAYRRLGFVDTGVRVPHPTVPALTELQMRRPA from the coding sequence ATGACGAGCACCCCGGGCGGCGTCGCAGCGGGACGGACAGCGGAGATCCGGCGGGTCCGGCCCACGGACGCGGCCCGGATGCGGGCGCTGCGGCTGGAGATGCTCGCCGACGCGCCGCTGGCCTTCCTGGAGACGATCGCCGACGCGGCGGCCCGCCCGCACGCCGAGTACGCCGCCCGGATCGCCCACACCTCCGACGGCGCGGACACCGCGCAGTTCATCGCCGACCCGGGCGGTCGCCTGGTCGGGCATGCCGGCGGCACGGTCACCCCGAGCGAGCCGGGCCTGACCGTCATCTACGCGGTCTACGTGACCCCGGCCTGGCGGGGCGGAGGGTTGCTCGCCGAGTTGGTCGACGCGGTCGCGGCCTGGTCGCGGGCGTGCGGCCGGCCGGAGCTGATGATGGAGGTCGTGGTCGGCAACGACCGGGCCTACCGGGCGTACCGGCGGCTCGGCTTCGTCGACACCGGTGTCCGGGTGCCGCACCCCACCGTTCCGGCGCTGACCGAACTCCAGATGCGCCGCCCCGCCTGA
- a CDS encoding GNAT family N-acetyltransferase, with amino-acid sequence MSITIAPFDAADPAAIDEAYRVGSAANDADLPDFPPFCRQRFEGLLHHPMPGTATLWALARLDGVPAGYLALDLPQLDNTDNATADLIVHPAHRRRGVGRALHQHCLRLLREHGRKRVIGMAVAALPGGPARSTAGAAFATAMGARPALAEVRRRLETSTVDQVALDDVLADARAHATGYRTIRWHGLIPAEYVADIAYLDGRLSTDAPLGDLEWEAEQVDADRIRGTERALAARGRRQYHVAVRHEESGRLVAWTLLDVGASADWHAFQQITIVDPAHRGRRLGLLVKIENLRHLLAHEPAVRAIDTFNAASNSHMIVINEQLGFRPVDGWTDWQLTV; translated from the coding sequence ATGAGCATCACGATCGCGCCGTTCGACGCCGCCGACCCGGCCGCGATCGACGAGGCCTACCGGGTCGGGTCCGCGGCCAACGACGCCGACCTGCCCGACTTCCCGCCCTTCTGCCGGCAGCGTTTCGAGGGCCTGCTGCACCACCCGATGCCCGGCACCGCCACGCTCTGGGCGCTGGCCCGGCTCGACGGTGTCCCCGCCGGCTATCTGGCGCTGGACCTGCCTCAGCTGGACAACACCGACAACGCCACCGCCGACCTGATCGTCCATCCGGCCCACCGGCGGCGGGGGGTGGGCCGGGCCCTGCACCAGCACTGCCTCCGCCTGCTGCGCGAGCACGGCCGCAAGCGGGTCATCGGGATGGCCGTCGCGGCGTTGCCGGGCGGCCCGGCGCGGTCGACGGCGGGTGCCGCGTTCGCCACCGCGATGGGCGCGCGGCCCGCGCTCGCCGAGGTCCGCCGCCGGCTGGAGACGTCCACGGTCGACCAGGTGGCGCTCGACGACGTGCTGGCCGATGCCCGAGCGCACGCCACGGGCTACCGCACGATCCGGTGGCACGGCCTCATCCCGGCGGAGTACGTCGCCGACATCGCCTACCTGGACGGCCGGCTGTCGACCGACGCGCCGCTGGGCGACCTGGAGTGGGAGGCCGAGCAGGTCGACGCCGACCGGATCCGGGGCACCGAGCGGGCGCTCGCCGCACGTGGCCGTCGGCAGTACCACGTCGCGGTCCGGCACGAGGAGTCCGGCCGGCTGGTCGCGTGGACCCTGCTCGACGTGGGCGCCTCTGCCGACTGGCACGCGTTCCAGCAGATCACCATCGTCGACCCGGCGCATCGCGGGCGCCGCCTCGGGCTGCTCGTCAAGATCGAGAACCTGCGGCACCTGCTCGCCCACGAGCCGGCGGTGCGGGCGATCGACACCTTCAACGCGGCGTCCAACAGTCACATGATCGTCATCAACGAGCAGCTCGGCTTCCGACCGGTGGACGGCTGGACCGACTGGCAGCTCACGGTCTGA
- a CDS encoding DMT family transporter: MRSRAAAFPLLAVLSWGVMFPVLASALKRVDPLNLTTARYLFAAAILLGLLLLREGVAALRVGGRGVEVAVLGVVGFAGFNLLTNLALEQSTPQQTALFVATTPLVTQLVRWARDGVRPRPALLALSLVALLGVGLVITHGSLAGLGQFGLGGLMMIGAVLGWAVYTHGASRFGEWSPLRYTALTAAAGTLAMLAASAGADLAGVQHAPAAADLVAIAPQLAYAVIVAAVIAVLAWNTGVRRLGSANAALFMNLVPVTTFAVQIARGYRPGPVELVGAAVTIAALVAANLVTRARTRPRDVGCADRPAAVTDPVAVVDRVAVVAR, translated from the coding sequence ATGCGTTCCCGCGCCGCCGCGTTCCCGCTGCTCGCCGTGCTGAGCTGGGGGGTGATGTTCCCCGTCCTGGCCAGCGCGCTGAAGCGGGTCGACCCGCTCAACCTGACCACCGCGCGCTATCTCTTCGCCGCCGCGATCCTGCTCGGCCTGCTGCTGCTCCGGGAAGGCGTGGCCGCGCTGCGGGTGGGCGGTCGGGGCGTCGAGGTGGCGGTGCTCGGCGTGGTCGGCTTCGCCGGCTTCAACCTGCTCACCAACCTGGCCCTGGAACAGTCCACGCCGCAGCAGACCGCCCTCTTCGTGGCCACCACCCCGCTGGTCACCCAGCTGGTCCGCTGGGCCCGGGACGGCGTACGCCCGCGGCCCGCCCTGCTGGCCCTCTCGCTGGTGGCGCTGCTCGGCGTCGGTCTGGTGATCACCCACGGCAGCCTCGCCGGGCTCGGCCAGTTCGGTCTCGGCGGGCTCATGATGATCGGTGCGGTGCTCGGCTGGGCGGTCTACACCCACGGGGCGAGCCGGTTCGGCGAGTGGTCGCCGCTGCGCTACACCGCGCTCACCGCCGCAGCCGGCACGCTCGCCATGCTCGCCGCGAGCGCCGGCGCCGACCTCGCCGGAGTGCAGCACGCGCCGGCCGCCGCCGACCTCGTCGCCATCGCGCCGCAGCTGGCGTACGCCGTGATCGTGGCCGCGGTGATCGCGGTGCTGGCCTGGAACACCGGGGTGCGGCGGCTCGGTTCGGCCAACGCGGCGCTGTTCATGAACCTCGTCCCGGTGACCACGTTCGCGGTGCAGATCGCCCGCGGCTACCGGCCCGGGCCGGTCGAGCTGGTCGGCGCGGCGGTGACCATCGCCGCACTGGTCGCCGCCAACCTGGTCACCCGCGCCCGCACCCGCCCGCGGGACGTCGGCTGCGCCGATCGGCCGGCGGCGGTCACGGACCCCGTCGCGGTGGTCGACCGGGTGGCGGTGGTGGCGCGGTGA
- a CDS encoding DUF4232 domain-containing protein — MNGYPALTVLDEQRQQIPLAVVPGATGITSGYDAPPRPFTLRPGDRATASVLWRNTFTDSTAAPTNGAYVEVASATGQAAQAVDPDGPIDLGNTGRIGVSAWKPAEPTTPAQPPAPSAPSGAPSVAATPDSRL, encoded by the coding sequence TTGAACGGCTACCCCGCCCTGACCGTCCTCGACGAGCAGCGCCAGCAGATCCCGCTGGCGGTGGTTCCCGGGGCGACGGGGATCACGTCGGGCTACGACGCGCCGCCCCGCCCGTTCACGCTCCGCCCCGGCGATCGGGCCACCGCCTCCGTGCTCTGGCGCAACACGTTCACCGATTCCACCGCCGCGCCGACCAACGGCGCGTACGTGGAGGTCGCGTCGGCCACCGGTCAGGCCGCCCAGGCCGTCGACCCGGACGGGCCGATCGACCTGGGCAACACCGGCCGGATCGGGGTCAGCGCCTGGAAGCCGGCCGAACCGACCACACCGGCGCAACCACCGGCGCCGAGCGCGCCGAGCGGAGCGCCCTCGGTGGCGGCCACGCCCGACAGCCGGTTGTGA